One genomic window of Paeniglutamicibacter sp. Y32M11 includes the following:
- the gltX gene encoding glutamate--tRNA ligase produces MTDVSLIPTVTDETPVRVRFCPSPTGTPHVGLIRTALFNWAYARHTGGKMIFRIEDTDAKRDSEESYNQLLDALDWLGITWDEGVNVGGPHEPYRQSQRGDIYADVIAKLRAAGHLYESFSTPEEVEARHKASGRDPKLGYDGFDRELSEDQIAGYRAEGRDPVLRVRMPDEDLTFTDVVRGEITFKAGSVPDFVVVRANGQPLYTLVNPVDDALMGITHVLRGEDLLSSTPRQIALYRALIDVGVAEYMPLFGHLPYVMGQGNKKLSKRDPESSLFLHRDRGFIPEGLLNYLSLLGWSLSADEDIFTRDQLIEAFDVHNVLSNPARFDIKKAEAINGTHVRMLEAEDFRNRLIPYLQANNLVGEQLSDRENEILSEAAPLVQERITLLGEAPEMLEFLFTEDSAIEPAADALKGLPENTAEILDAGIEALESAARWDAETLQDVLKSALVEGMGVKPRHAFGPIRTAVSGKRISPPLFESMVILGKESSLNRVRAFRATR; encoded by the coding sequence ATGACTGATGTATCCCTCATTCCCACCGTGACCGATGAAACCCCCGTCCGCGTACGCTTCTGCCCGTCTCCGACCGGCACCCCGCACGTTGGCCTGATTCGTACAGCCCTGTTTAACTGGGCCTATGCGCGCCACACCGGCGGAAAAATGATTTTCCGCATTGAAGACACCGACGCCAAGCGCGACTCCGAGGAAAGCTACAACCAGTTGCTAGACGCCTTGGACTGGCTGGGTATCACCTGGGATGAGGGCGTTAACGTTGGTGGCCCACACGAACCGTACCGCCAGTCCCAGCGTGGTGACATCTACGCCGACGTCATCGCCAAACTTCGCGCAGCGGGCCACCTCTACGAGTCGTTCTCTACTCCAGAAGAAGTGGAAGCCCGCCACAAGGCCTCCGGCCGCGACCCGAAACTGGGCTACGACGGATTTGACCGCGAGCTAAGCGAAGACCAGATTGCCGGATACCGTGCAGAGGGTCGCGATCCCGTGTTGCGGGTGCGCATGCCGGATGAAGATTTGACGTTCACCGACGTCGTGCGCGGGGAGATCACCTTCAAGGCGGGATCTGTTCCTGACTTCGTTGTGGTTCGTGCTAACGGGCAGCCGCTCTACACGCTCGTTAATCCCGTAGATGATGCCTTGATGGGCATTACCCACGTGCTGCGCGGTGAAGACTTGCTCTCTTCCACTCCACGTCAGATTGCCCTATACCGCGCTTTGATCGACGTGGGAGTGGCCGAGTACATGCCACTGTTCGGTCACCTGCCATACGTTATGGGCCAAGGCAACAAGAAGCTTTCAAAGCGTGATCCGGAATCCAGCCTCTTCCTGCACCGCGATCGCGGATTCATTCCGGAAGGCCTTCTGAATTACCTTTCTTTGCTTGGTTGGTCACTCAGTGCGGATGAAGACATCTTCACCCGAGACCAGCTCATCGAAGCATTTGATGTCCATAACGTGCTTTCCAACCCGGCGCGCTTTGATATCAAGAAGGCTGAAGCTATCAACGGCACCCATGTTCGTATGCTCGAGGCAGAAGACTTCCGCAACCGTCTAATCCCGTACCTCCAGGCCAATAACTTGGTGGGGGAGCAGCTGAGTGATCGAGAGAATGAAATTCTCTCGGAAGCAGCCCCGCTTGTACAGGAACGCATCACGCTGCTCGGTGAGGCGCCAGAAATGCTTGAGTTCCTCTTCACAGAGGACTCTGCAATCGAGCCGGCCGCCGATGCCCTGAAGGGACTGCCGGAAAACACGGCAGAGATTCTTGACGCGGGCATCGAAGCGCTGGAGTCTGCCGCGCGATGGGATGCCGAGACCCTTCAGGACGTCTTGAAGTCGGCATTGGTGGAAGGAATGGGCGTTAAGCCCCGCCACGCTTTTGGTCCGATTCGCACCGCAGTTTCGGGAAAGCGTATTTCACCGCCACTGTTCGAGTCGATGGTCATTCTTGGCAAAGAGTCTTCACTGAACCGGGTGCGCGCCTTCCGCGCCACCCGATAG
- a CDS encoding fumarylacetoacetate hydrolase family protein, giving the protein MRIARFVVDSDPMYGVVEDGEVLVIAGDPFFQGIKPTGVKHKLEDVRLLAPIIPRSKVVCFGRTYADHAAELGNEVPPEPLMFLKPNTAVVGTGDPITLPSFSEEISYEGELAVVIGRICKDVPADKAQDVIFGYTIANDLTARDAQRTDGQWARAKGWDGSCPLGPWIQTELDHEDTQLMTRLDGVVVQDGNTSEMVWGVNDLVAYASAAFTLLPGDVILTGTPAGVGEVVDGQRVEIEIEGIGTLSNTFRR; this is encoded by the coding sequence ATGCGTATTGCTCGTTTTGTCGTTGACAGTGACCCCATGTACGGCGTCGTGGAGGATGGCGAGGTTCTCGTCATCGCCGGCGACCCGTTCTTCCAAGGAATCAAGCCAACCGGCGTCAAGCACAAGCTTGAAGACGTCAGGTTGCTCGCCCCAATCATTCCGCGCTCAAAGGTGGTGTGCTTCGGGCGTACCTATGCAGACCACGCGGCAGAATTGGGTAACGAGGTTCCGCCCGAACCACTGATGTTCCTGAAGCCCAACACGGCGGTGGTTGGAACCGGTGACCCAATCACATTGCCCAGCTTCTCGGAGGAAATATCCTATGAGGGCGAGCTGGCAGTTGTTATTGGACGTATTTGCAAGGACGTTCCGGCCGACAAAGCCCAGGATGTGATTTTTGGTTACACGATTGCCAACGATCTGACCGCGCGCGACGCCCAGCGAACAGATGGTCAGTGGGCCCGCGCTAAGGGCTGGGACGGCTCGTGCCCGCTGGGTCCATGGATCCAGACCGAGCTTGATCACGAGGACACTCAATTGATGACCCGCCTTGACGGCGTTGTGGTCCAGGACGGCAACACCTCGGAAATGGTGTGGGGCGTCAACGATCTGGTTGCCTATGCTTCGGCCGCCTTCACTCTGCTTCCGGGCGATGTGATCCTCACCGGCACACCTGCAGGTGTTGGCGAAGTGGTTGACGGTCAGCGCGTGGAAATTGAGATCGAAGGCATCGGAACTTTGAGCAACACCTTCCGTCGCTAA
- the galE gene encoding UDP-glucose 4-epimerase GalE, with amino-acid sequence MRILVTGGAGYIGSHTVLLLLEEGHQVHVLDNLSNSSPEALRRVAELTGQRAHLHVGDLLDQERVAEVLAAAKPEAVIHFAGLKAVGESVSKPLTYYRNNVTGTLNLLEAMDEHGVRTLVFSSSATVYGDTVELPINESTALSATNPYGRTKLHIEYMLDDLAASDSRWSIAKLRYFNPVGSHESGRIGEDPQGTPNNLMPFIAQVAVGVREKVNVFGGDYPTPDGTGVRDYIHVLDLGAGHLAALEYLQDHGGLHAWNLGTGNGSSVLEVIQAFARISEKEVPYDIVDRRPGDVAASYADPTLAREEIGWKAERGLEQMVEDMWRWQSANPTGYPDEESDGVDDEDQSEEDVAKASAAQRASSSHKATKL; translated from the coding sequence ATGAGAATTTTGGTCACCGGCGGCGCCGGCTACATCGGCTCCCACACAGTCTTGTTGCTTCTGGAAGAAGGGCACCAAGTTCACGTCCTCGATAATTTGAGTAACTCCTCGCCCGAAGCGCTGCGGCGTGTTGCCGAGCTCACGGGGCAGCGAGCCCACCTACATGTTGGTGACCTATTAGATCAGGAACGTGTTGCCGAGGTCTTAGCTGCGGCGAAACCCGAAGCCGTCATACATTTTGCTGGCCTCAAGGCGGTCGGAGAATCGGTTTCCAAGCCGTTGACGTACTACCGCAACAACGTCACCGGAACCCTGAACTTGCTCGAAGCGATGGATGAGCACGGGGTTCGAACGCTGGTCTTCAGTTCCTCGGCCACGGTTTACGGGGATACCGTCGAGCTTCCCATCAACGAATCCACCGCCCTTTCTGCAACCAACCCCTATGGACGCACCAAGCTTCACATTGAGTACATGCTTGATGATCTCGCAGCCTCTGATTCACGGTGGTCGATTGCTAAATTGCGCTACTTTAATCCGGTTGGCTCACATGAGTCTGGCCGTATCGGTGAAGACCCCCAGGGTACTCCAAATAACCTCATGCCCTTTATCGCCCAGGTAGCCGTTGGTGTACGAGAAAAAGTCAACGTCTTTGGTGGAGACTACCCAACTCCGGATGGCACTGGTGTTCGCGACTACATTCACGTTTTGGATCTTGGGGCTGGCCACCTAGCAGCCTTGGAATACTTGCAGGATCATGGTGGGCTACATGCGTGGAACCTGGGCACGGGCAACGGTTCTTCGGTACTGGAAGTTATCCAGGCCTTCGCTCGTATCTCCGAGAAAGAAGTTCCGTACGACATTGTTGACCGACGCCCGGGGGACGTCGCCGCAAGCTACGCTGATCCAACCTTGGCCCGTGAAGAAATTGGGTGGAAGGCCGAACGTGGTCTCGAACAAATGGTTGAAGACATGTGGCGATGGCAGTCAGCAAACCCCACCGGATATCCAGACGAAGAATCCGATGGCGTAGATGACGAGGATCAAAGTGAAGAAGATGTGGCTAAGGCCTCGGCGGCACAACGGGCATCTAGTAGCCACAAAGCCACTAAGCTGTAA
- a CDS encoding branched-chain amino acid aminotransferase codes for MEFIEDLSTHRKSDQERAEILANPGFGDFFTDHTAVIDWAATAEDSTGTWSNARIEPYGPIAMDPAASVLHYGQEIFEGLKAYRHADGSVWTFRPHANAARLNRSAERLALPQLDEDVFVDSLRNLVRADVQWVPNGEGEALYLRPFMIATEAFLGVRAARNVSYRVIASPAGNYFGGELKPVGIWVSHNYARAGRGGTGSAKCGGNYAASLIAQLEAEQNGCKQVLFLDPFNNEAVEELGGMNVFFVMKSGKLVTPRLTGTILEGITRSSIIQLAQDRGLEVEERTITLGEWREGIANGDIAEVFACGTAAVITPIGVLKNGDELIGDPEAVAGAITMALRDELLGIQTGAVEDRHGWLERLV; via the coding sequence ATGGAATTCATTGAAGATCTCTCAACACACCGAAAAAGTGATCAGGAGCGCGCGGAAATACTAGCCAACCCGGGTTTCGGGGATTTCTTCACCGACCACACGGCCGTCATTGATTGGGCAGCGACAGCTGAAGACTCCACAGGTACCTGGAGCAACGCCCGCATCGAGCCATACGGTCCGATTGCCATGGACCCAGCCGCCTCGGTTCTGCATTACGGCCAAGAAATCTTTGAAGGCCTCAAGGCATACCGACATGCTGATGGCAGCGTCTGGACGTTCCGCCCACATGCCAATGCGGCCCGGTTGAACCGTTCGGCCGAGCGGCTAGCTCTCCCGCAGCTTGATGAGGACGTCTTTGTCGATTCGTTGCGGAACTTGGTGCGCGCAGACGTTCAGTGGGTTCCCAACGGCGAAGGGGAGGCTCTCTACCTCCGCCCCTTCATGATTGCCACCGAAGCATTCCTGGGTGTTCGCGCAGCTCGAAACGTCTCCTACCGAGTCATCGCTTCCCCCGCAGGAAACTACTTTGGCGGTGAGCTGAAGCCAGTAGGTATCTGGGTTTCCCATAATTACGCTCGTGCCGGCCGTGGCGGCACCGGTTCGGCGAAGTGTGGCGGAAACTATGCTGCATCCTTAATTGCCCAACTCGAAGCCGAACAAAACGGTTGCAAGCAAGTGCTCTTCCTTGACCCATTCAACAATGAGGCCGTTGAGGAACTTGGGGGCATGAACGTCTTCTTCGTGATGAAGAGCGGAAAGCTTGTCACACCGCGGCTGACCGGCACCATCCTTGAAGGAATTACTCGTTCCTCGATCATTCAATTGGCACAAGATCGTGGGCTCGAAGTTGAGGAACGCACCATCACCTTGGGGGAATGGCGTGAAGGTATCGCCAACGGAGACATTGCTGAGGTCTTCGCTTGCGGCACAGCCGCAGTCATCACACCAATAGGTGTGTTGAAGAACGGCGACGAGCTCATCGGCGATCCGGAAGCAGTCGCAGGTGCAATCACCATGGCTCTGCGCGATGAATTGCTTGGTATTCAAACCGGAGCGGTAGAAGACCGCCACGGCTGGCTTGAACGTTTGGTCTAA
- a CDS encoding 3-isopropylmalate dehydrogenase, whose translation MSESLNIAVIPGDGIGPEVIAEAVKVLQVVTVNTGVNLKLTNYKLGAEHWLETGETLPEETLTALRSHDAILFGAVGAAPGDSRIPSGLIEREMLLKLRFSLDHFVNLRPSKLYPGVPSPLANPGEIDFIVVREGTEGPYVGNGGVLRAGTPHEIATEVSINTAHGVERVVRDAFRRANDRPRKHLTLVHKHNVLVFAGHLWRRAVEAIAPEFPEVTHDYLHVDAATIFMTTNPSRFDVIVTDNLFGDILTDQAGAITGGIGLAASGNINMDRTAPSMFEPVHGSAPDIAGQQKADPTAAILSTALLLDHVGLPELARRVEVAVEGDIASRDEMTDPRTTSEIGDAIIAALA comes from the coding sequence ATGAGCGAATCCTTGAATATTGCCGTCATTCCAGGTGATGGCATTGGTCCTGAAGTCATTGCCGAAGCAGTTAAGGTCTTGCAGGTGGTCACCGTAAACACCGGTGTAAACCTGAAGTTGACCAACTACAAACTTGGTGCCGAACACTGGCTTGAGACCGGTGAGACGCTCCCCGAAGAGACACTCACCGCCTTGCGTTCCCACGACGCTATCCTCTTTGGCGCTGTGGGTGCCGCACCGGGTGACAGCCGGATCCCCTCGGGCTTGATCGAGCGAGAGATGCTTCTCAAGCTGCGCTTCAGTCTTGACCACTTCGTGAACCTGCGCCCCTCCAAGCTTTACCCAGGAGTTCCGAGCCCGCTGGCCAATCCCGGTGAGATTGACTTCATCGTGGTACGAGAAGGAACCGAAGGTCCTTACGTGGGTAACGGCGGTGTCCTTCGTGCCGGGACCCCTCATGAAATCGCCACTGAAGTTTCCATTAACACTGCACACGGTGTTGAGCGCGTCGTGCGCGATGCGTTCCGCCGCGCTAATGATCGCCCACGCAAGCACCTGACGTTGGTCCACAAGCACAATGTCCTTGTTTTCGCCGGACACCTATGGCGACGTGCGGTGGAAGCCATCGCCCCAGAATTCCCCGAGGTCACTCACGATTACTTGCACGTGGATGCGGCAACCATCTTCATGACCACTAACCCCTCGCGCTTCGATGTCATTGTCACCGACAATCTCTTCGGTGACATTTTGACCGACCAAGCTGGCGCCATCACCGGTGGTATCGGCTTGGCGGCTTCTGGAAACATCAACATGGATCGCACCGCACCTTCCATGTTTGAACCGGTACACGGATCTGCTCCGGATATTGCCGGTCAGCAGAAGGCTGATCCGACGGCTGCCATCCTCTCGACGGCTCTCTTGCTCGACCATGTGGGCTTGCCAGAGCTGGCCCGTCGTGTTGAGGTAGCCGTCGAAGGCGATATTGCATCGCGTGATGAAATGACCGACCCGCGCACCACGAGCGAGATCGGCGATGCAATCATCGCCGCACTGGCTTAG
- a CDS encoding sensor histidine kinase has product MTPHRTIDKWIREHPAKMDLIFGLFIFLVFGVISGVAFSANGYGYFAAVLAIAQTFPLIWRRNHLGFVATVIVLAHLLQVLTMDQMMPSQVAVPITVYTLAAFGKRWQSIVGLSAGFVGALLGSFRYSYLASSQSLYESVASFVGLGLVVLVAWTFGDLVRTRRLTMQTLEDRARRLEIEREQERLLAAADERSHIAREMHDIVAHSLSVIITQSDGARYASEQDPHIARETLATISQTGRESLREMRRLLGVLRSDDEASTRPLPTLTDIPALLEATRKIGLQIIFEQRGSARRQLPAGAELTAYRAVQEALTNVLKHAGPETTVRVTLQWDNRGFNLQVSDNGRGAGALTSSDAGQGLRGMIERVALYDGRVDAGPQAGGGFRANVFIPYTEE; this is encoded by the coding sequence ATGACGCCGCACCGCACCATAGACAAATGGATTCGAGAGCATCCAGCCAAGATGGACCTCATCTTCGGGCTTTTTATTTTTCTCGTCTTTGGCGTCATATCGGGAGTCGCTTTCTCTGCCAATGGATACGGTTATTTCGCCGCTGTCCTGGCCATTGCCCAAACCTTTCCGCTCATTTGGCGTCGAAACCATTTGGGTTTTGTCGCAACAGTGATTGTGCTTGCTCATCTACTCCAAGTTCTCACCATGGATCAGATGATGCCCTCGCAGGTCGCCGTTCCGATCACTGTTTATACGCTAGCCGCCTTCGGCAAACGATGGCAGTCAATAGTGGGGCTATCGGCAGGATTTGTGGGAGCGCTTTTAGGCAGCTTCCGCTACTCATATTTAGCTAGTTCACAATCGCTGTACGAGAGCGTTGCCTCGTTTGTTGGCCTAGGATTGGTGGTTCTCGTCGCTTGGACGTTCGGGGATCTGGTCCGCACCCGCCGCTTGACGATGCAGACACTGGAAGATCGGGCCCGTCGATTAGAAATTGAGCGGGAACAAGAACGTTTGCTCGCTGCTGCGGATGAACGCAGCCACATTGCCAGAGAAATGCATGACATAGTGGCCCATTCCCTATCGGTGATCATTACACAGTCCGACGGCGCTCGCTATGCCAGTGAACAAGATCCTCACATCGCGCGAGAAACTCTTGCCACCATTTCGCAAACAGGCCGTGAATCCTTGAGAGAGATGCGTCGGTTGCTCGGTGTCTTGCGAAGTGATGACGAAGCATCCACCCGCCCCCTGCCGACGCTCACTGACATTCCCGCCCTCTTGGAAGCCACCCGAAAAATCGGCCTCCAAATCATATTTGAACAGCGAGGCAGCGCCCGACGGCAACTTCCCGCCGGTGCAGAACTCACCGCATACCGAGCGGTGCAGGAAGCACTGACAAACGTTCTCAAGCATGCCGGCCCAGAAACCACCGTGAGAGTGACACTTCAATGGGACAACCGGGGCTTCAACCTGCAGGTCTCTGACAATGGACGGGGCGCCGGAGCGCTAACGTCTTCTGATGCCGGCCAAGGACTAAGAGGCATGATCGAACGCGTTGCACTCTATGACGGGCGCGTTGATGCAGGACCACAGGCCGGTGGCGGCTTTCGTGCAAACGTATTTATCCCCTACACCGAGGAATAA
- a CDS encoding response regulator transcription factor yields the protein MPKDNPIRVALVDDQLLVRSGFRMLINSQTDLEVVAEASNGREAISSLALACSDVILMDVRMPEMNGIETTEHLLAGKAKDVPGPKIIVLTTFDLDEYALSAIRAGASGFLLKDTPPEELLDSIRTVHRGDAVIAPSTTRRLLDHVAPMLRSTTLPDSAHVKAVESLTRREHEVFSLIANGRSNPEIATELFLSEATVKTHVGHILAKLSARDRVQAVVIAYETGVVTP from the coding sequence TTGCCTAAAGATAATCCCATCCGGGTTGCACTCGTCGATGATCAGCTTTTAGTTAGAAGCGGATTCAGGATGCTTATCAATTCACAGACCGACTTAGAGGTCGTCGCCGAAGCCTCGAATGGTCGAGAAGCGATCTCGTCCTTGGCCCTTGCCTGCTCGGATGTCATTCTCATGGATGTCCGAATGCCCGAAATGAATGGGATTGAAACTACCGAACATTTACTAGCAGGGAAAGCTAAAGACGTTCCTGGACCAAAAATCATCGTCCTCACCACATTCGATCTTGATGAGTACGCACTGTCGGCCATTAGGGCTGGTGCTAGTGGCTTTCTTCTCAAAGACACTCCCCCGGAAGAACTCTTGGACTCGATCCGAACAGTGCACCGTGGAGACGCGGTCATTGCCCCTTCAACCACTCGCAGGCTCCTAGACCACGTCGCGCCAATGCTTCGCAGTACGACGCTCCCTGACAGTGCCCATGTAAAGGCTGTGGAATCCCTGACCCGACGAGAACATGAAGTGTTTTCACTCATCGCCAATGGCAGATCAAATCCCGAAATCGCAACGGAACTTTTTCTATCCGAAGCCACCGTCAAAACCCATGTTGGCCATATTTTGGCCAAACTCAGTGCGCGCGATCGAGTTCAGGCGGTTGTCATTGCCTACGAAACGGGAGTCGTCACACCGTAA